Proteins co-encoded in one Daphnia carinata strain CSIRO-1 chromosome 3, CSIRO_AGI_Dcar_HiC_V3, whole genome shotgun sequence genomic window:
- the LOC130704424 gene encoding uncharacterized protein LOC130704424, producing the protein MLQQGTRRVMETADFGGFQPSVMTLCLPSQYHHHNHHHHLSGHGSATGGSDSFRPYGGNPSSSATAAVAAAADLSLFSPMSDSLKPAHHGHYGGGGAGGSQPSHKLMSIIQKSQAGLNSEVERISSSSSLTNVVGSNLNKLRQSAVPPTSSSATALSPSRTVCSSSSASISHHFNLVVGGKEVGTGGMHSSLSPWFIQQQQQQQQPIGSNKKRRQLSESASGSDDDHYHPDDSGLLLEHHSLSEGETSGGGGGRIGPSHHHQTVMGLTGSAGHLGSAMPVSGNTGLVPNNSVGGSSRKNRQGKAVRLSINARERRRMHDLNDALDELRSVIPYAHSPSVRKLSKIATLLLAKNYIMMQANALDELRRVVTYMNQTTGLSIPASVASMMTNPPGSNMQSSGNRSPVGPTPTASAATNGQTSPPLLPSADSVCLSGMLAAESSNGSSSNSGSFAISGLLNKSSPAPSASAGKAITTNNGQ; encoded by the exons ATGCTGCAGCAAGGCACCCGTAGAGTCATGGAGACGGCTGATTTTGGAGGATTTCAGCCATCTGTGATGACTTTGTGTCTGCCCAGTCAGTATCATCATCacaatcatcatcatcatttgaGTGGTCACGGCAGTGCGACAGGAGGATCCGATTCATTCCGTCCGTACGGTGGCAATCCGTCGTCTTCGGCGACGGCTGCCGTGGCCGCTGCAGCCGACCTCAGCCTCTTCTCACCGATGAGCGACAGTCTGAAACCGGCTCATCATGGCCACTACGGCGGAGGAGGGGCCGGCGGCAGTCAGCCATCGCACAAGCTGATGTCAATCATTCAAAAGAGTCAAGCCGGATTGAATAGCGAAGTGGAAAGAATCTCTTCATCTTCGAGTCTGACCAATGTCGTCGGCTCGAATTTAAACAAGTTGAGACAGTCGGCAGTTCCCCCAACTTCTTCGTCCGCAACCGCCTTGTCTCCGAGCCGGACAGTTTGTTCCTCTTCCTCAGCTTCAATTTCGCATCATTTCAATCTGGTTGTTGGCGGCAAAGAAGTCGGCACCGGAGGAATGCATTCGTCTCTATCACCGTGGTTTatccagcaacagcaacaacaacagcaaccgATCGGCAGCAACAAGAAGAGGCGCCAGTTGTCCGAATCCGCTTCAG GTAGCGACGATGACCACTACCATCCGGATGATAGCGGTCTGTTACTGGAACACCACAGCCTGTCAGAGGGGGAGACATCCGGTGGAGGTGGCGGAAGGATAGGTCCATCACATCATCACCAAACTGTTATGGGCTTAACCGGTTCTGCTGGACACTTAGGATCCGCAATGCCAGTAAGCGGAAACACTGGACTTGTGCCGAACAACTCCGTCGGCGGATCGTCGAGGAAAAATCGACAAGGCAAAGCTGTCCGGCTAAGCATCAACGCCCGCGAACGAAGACGGATGCACGACTTGAACGATGCACTGGATGAATTGCGAAGCGTCATCCCGTACGCTCACTCTCCATCGGTGCGCAAATTATCTAAAATTGCGACGTTGCTGCTGGCCAAAAATTACATCATGATGCAAGCGAACGCCCTCGACGAACTGAGGAGGGTCGTCACGTACATGAACCAAACGACGGGACTATCCATCCCGGCTTCCGTCGCATCCATGATGACCAATCCGCCTGGAAGTAACATGCAATCGAGTGGCAACCGTAGTCCCGTCGGTCCTACTCCGACGGCGAGCGCTGCGACCAATGGGCAAACATCACCACCATTATTGCCGTCTGCGGATTCTGTTTGTTTAAGCGGAATGCTGGCCGCGGAATCGAGCAACGGCAGCAGCAGTAACAGCGGCAGTTTCGCTATCTCCGGGCTACTCAATAAATCATCGCCCGCGCCATCCGCATCAGCAGGCAAGGCCATCACTACCAACAATGGTCAATAA